DNA sequence from the Dehalococcoidia bacterium genome:
GAATTCCCGGCCCTGTCGGCCGCGGTCCGGAAGTCCTTGATGGCGTCGGCATAAGTGCTCGCGCTCGGACTGGCGCTGAAGTAGTTGGCGGCGAACGTTGCCTTGCCACGCTCGATGGGACCGTATGGGTTCTCCGGAAACGCCTTGACATGCTGGTCGGCGTCCTGGTAGGCCCGCCCCAGCAGGTTATTTCTTTCCGTGGGATTCTGGGTCGTCATGGCCTTGTCGTTCAGCGTCTCTGCGCGGCTGCCCAGAGCGGCGGTGCGGCCTCCGTCAATGGCCCCGCTGTAGGCCGCGATGGCCTGGTCCCGGGCCGCCGCCTGCGCATTAGGGTCATTTGTACCTGCGGCCGCCGCCCTCAAGAAATCCCCCTTTGTCATGAACAGGTCAGACGGCGGCTTGAGATTACGCTCCTCGTAGGCCTTCTGCGCGGCGTCCATGGAGGCCGCGGCGGCCCGGTAGTCGCCCTTGTCCGCCTGGAGCTGCGACTTCTTTATTGCCAGCTCGTCAATCTTCTTTGCGTCTTTAAAGGTCGGGCCGCTGACGTTCTGCATGGCCTTATCATAGTCGCTGATGGCCTCCTGAGTCCTTCCCTGCGCCCGGTTGATCTCCGCGCGCTGCTGCAAGATGCCCGGATCATTGGGCTTGGCGGCCACCGCCCTGTCCAGGTCGTCCTTCGCGCCCGATGTATCGCCCAGGTTCTGCTTCGCGGCGGCCCGTTGGGCCAGCAATTCAGGATCCTCGCCCCTATTGCTATTCCGGATGACGTAGTTCAGATCGTCTACAGCCCCCTGGTAGTCGCCGGACGCGTTGCGGGAGCGGGCCCGCTCCTGATAGAGCTCGATCACGTACGGGGACTTGGGGGCACGCTTCTCGGCGGCGGTCAGGGCCTTGTCATAGTCTTCGACCGCTGCCGCATCGTTGCCCATATCATGGAGAAGCTCGGCCCGATTGCGGTAGAAGTCCTGCGGCGCGTTGGGGTCCAGCCTGATGGCCTCATTCAGCGCCTCCAAGGCCCCCTGCTTGTCGCCCTTGGCCTTCAACTGGTTGGCCCGGTCGTAGTTCTGCTGCGCCGTCACGCGGTTATAGGCGTCCTTCACGTCCATTGCGTTCTTGACGTCGTCCGCCCCCGCCTTGCCGGTCAGCGTGGCATCGAGAACGTAGCTGGAGAGAAAGTCGTAAATGAAGTCCCGGTCGCTCTGGGAGCACTCCTGGGCCGTGAAGACCACCGAGAACGCCACCGCCAGGAACGCGATGGTAGTCCTCAACGCCTTGCCAGGTCTCATCGCCCACCCCCCTGCGCGCCCGTCCCGCTGGCCGCGTCCTGGACCATCTGCAATACGCGCTCCCGGTCATTGACCTTCATCGCCATCCGCTTCTGGAACTGGTTCAGCGTGATGCGCCCGTCCTTGAGGTCCTGGGCGGCCTGCATGGGCGCCGCAAGCTCCATAACAGGCTTGCCTTTCTGGTCTTTCAGCTCCACCGTCGCCATGGTGATGCCCATCTGCTGCTTTTTGTTCAGGTCAGCCAGCTCCTCGAATGCCTTGATCATGCCCGGACGCCCGCCGGGCGGCGCTCCGATGACCTGGAAGTCCGGCGTGACGGAAAGGCTGACCGTGGCGATGGTCTGCTTGGTCTTCTCGTCCCGGACGATGGTTACGGGGGCGCTGCTGAAGCCCGCACGCTCCATGCCCGTGCTGAGGGCGCGGGCCTCGCGGACGCCCTGCGGCAGGGTAGCCGGCTCCGGCGCCGGCGTGGGCGTGGGGACGAAGATGCGGGCCTGCTTGGGCAGGGGCGGGATGATGGCCTGCGGGGGCACCGGATAGACGCGCGGCTTGGGCGGGCCCTGATAGGTGTCGTAGACAAGCGTGCGGGGGTCGGGCCCCGGCTCCGAAGGCGTGAGGAGACCCGCCACAGAATCCAGCGTGCTGCAACCACCCACGAGCATGCTCAGGACGGCGCCAGCCACCAAAATGCCTACCTTGCGCATTGCTCTGTCCCTCCCCAGGCTGCTGGACTGGGCTGCCGCGTCCGGGACGACCCCCACACGCACCTATCTTTTAGCATAGACTACCGCGATTGTCAAGGCTCAAGGCGATACGCGCACAAAATGCGTCGCATCGTGACGATAAGCACAAATCCGCGCCCGCGCTTCCGAGGCGATGGACATCCGCACGCCGTCTCGTCCATAATAGGCGGAGCTTCATTGTATTCGAGCCGACGTGACGACCGGCGCACGGAGCGTCGCGGGGGAGTGCCGCCATGAAGGACATTTTCCGGATACTGGAACGCAACGCGCGGGCGACGCCAGAAGAGATCGCCACCATGACCGGGCTGGCCGTGGACGAGGTGCGCAAGACCATCACGCGCGCCGAGAAGGACGGGAGCATCGTCCGGTACAAGACGATGGTGGACTGGCAGAAGCTGGGCGAGGAGCAGGTGTGGGCGCTCATCGAGGTGCGGGTCACCCCCCAGCGGGACGTCGGCTTCGACACCATCGCCCGGCGCATCAGCCGCTACACGGAGGTGCGCTCCGTCTATCTCCTGTCCGGCACCTACGACCTGGCGGTGCTGGTGGCCGGCAAGACCATGCAGCAGGTGGCCTCCTTCGTGAGCCAGAAGCTCGCCGCTCTGCCGAGCGTCCACGGCACGGTGAGCCATTTCCTCCTCAAGCGGTACAAGGAGGACGGCGAGATCCTGGAGGACGAGTCCAAGTC
Encoded proteins:
- a CDS encoding Lrp/AsnC family transcriptional regulator, producing the protein MKDIFRILERNARATPEEIATMTGLAVDEVRKTITRAEKDGSIVRYKTMVDWQKLGEEQVWALIEVRVTPQRDVGFDTIARRISRYTEVRSVYLLSGTYDLAVLVAGKTMQQVASFVSQKLAALPSVHGTVSHFLLKRYKEDGEILEDESKSHRLPMSP
- a CDS encoding tetratricopeptide repeat protein, which encodes MRPGKALRTTIAFLAVAFSVVFTAQECSQSDRDFIYDFLSSYVLDATLTGKAGADDVKNAMDVKDAYNRVTAQQNYDRANQLKAKGDKQGALEALNEAIRLDPNAPQDFYRNRAELLHDMGNDAAAVEDYDKALTAAEKRAPKSPYVIELYQERARSRNASGDYQGAVDDLNYVIRNSNRGEDPELLAQRAAAKQNLGDTSGAKDDLDRAVAAKPNDPGILQQRAEINRAQGRTQEAISDYDKAMQNVSGPTFKDAKKIDELAIKKSQLQADKGDYRAAAASMDAAQKAYEERNLKPPSDLFMTKGDFLRAAAAGTNDPNAQAAARDQAIAAYSGAIDGGRTAALGSRAETLNDKAMTTQNPTERNNLLGRAYQDADQHVKAFPENPYGPIERGKATFAANYFSASPSASTYADAIKDFRTAADRAGNSTNSAYWGEQSNSRLGDASFNRGLLTGSRADYERARDGFQAAIRYNPNNPNYHEGLAQTSDKLGERELASAARGRADQLRRQGRPPA